The Eretmochelys imbricata isolate rEreImb1 chromosome 4, rEreImb1.hap1, whole genome shotgun sequence sequence CTAGTTTCCTGAACAATGGGACTGGGTGTAACCAAAAAGCAACTTTTATCAAAGTTGCTATGATCAAAGGGGTTACTGGGCTTCAGGAAACAAACCCATAACAGGGAGCCCTATTCTAAACATTGGCATACAGTTGATACTGACTAACGTGAAGGATACTGCCATCAGTCAAAACAGTAACCAATGTTTTTACTTTCTAAGAGAATTTATCCAATCTACACAAACCAAAAAGGACAACTATTGTTTCCATCCCTCAAAGTGCTGTCCTTGAGGAAAAAAGGTCCAAAGGAAATGCAAGACACTAGAAAATTTTCAGTCACGTGgcccttttaaaaacttttatagCAGATCTCAATGATAATTTCTCCCCCACAAATTGccataaggggggggggggtgaagagaATCAAGAATTGCTCAAGCTAcaaggaaaattttaaaatgatactCTAAGCTAAAGGAATTTTTCATCTTGACAGAATGAAAATCAAGGTGAAACCTTAACTGTGCTGGCTCTACTCTTCCACTATAATATTGCTGCGCTATATGAGGCCTGGGGTAGAATTAGTAGTCCAAGCTGAGGTCATTTAATCAAGGGGTTCCTTAGACACAGCTCCCTCCAATAAGGAGCTGCTTTTAATATTCAAATTAATCTAAAACCCATGTGCATAGTATGATTGTCTTGAAAATTTTAATGTTAGCTGTGAATGTATTCATACTTTTCCTCACAGTTCTAACCCCTGGATTTTTAATTTCACTTTGAAGTAGTATATTTTAGACACCTTATAAATATCTAAGATAGAAACACTGCCTTGAAGGTTTCACATCAGGACTTCCACAGTCACTGCCATTTTGCCATGACAGCTCCTCAATAACAACCTTGGATTTTTTAACAGGTAGAGATATTTGCAATGTAGATTTGTACAATACTCTCACAAGGAATGAACATATATCACAATTTGTGttattcaaaaaaaaattaaaagtctcCATTCAGTGCCAGCATCTCTACTCTAAAGATGAGCTAGGTCTAGGAGATGCTTCTTTAGATTCTTTACCTCAAAGCTTAAGTGAATAATATCCACAAGCATATGATACAAGAGGTGATGTATTTATGCAAGTCGATACCTGAGTACTCCTTCCACTTGATCTTTGGTGTAGCCTTTCCCACTTTCACCTGCAGCAGACGCATTGCTGTCCTTTGTACTACTGGGTTTACTTTGATCATTGCCATTTGCTGGCTTTTGGCAGTATGGACCACTCCCAGCAGCACTTCCATTCTTCATAATTGCTTCCAACAAAACTGTAGAGACAATATAACCATAACATCATAATACACATTGCAGATGAAAGAGCCCTATTAGGGTAGGGGCTCTGAAACATTTTCATTCCGTGGACCACATCTTAAGAGATTGTCTTATGGATCCCCCCTCACCTGGTCCACACCCCTTCTATTCACAAACACAAAATTCTTGAAGCAACTGCTTACAATGGAAAGCATTTAGAAATTGCTAAATGGTCGACTCGTGCCCCCAGTctcccctcctccttcttcttttcTAATGTAGCAATGTAGAGTAGTGGAGACAGCTAGGCTGGTTCCTCACTTTCCAGCTGCTTTTACAAGTATTTATCCCCCTCTTTGCAAAGAAAGCCCTAAATGCCTGAATAAGTACCTGGAAATAGAAAGGAGGAATCAGCTCTCCACACACCATCAGCAGTACACAGAGTCTGAGAACTACTGAAATAGGTTCTTTAGTGTTTAGTTTATCTCCTAGGGACCACTGCAGGACTGGCCCAACAACAGATATGGGCTTGGGCTTAATTCTTGGCCCTTTTTCCTGGACCAAGGGTTGGAAGTGCTATACAAGGCAAAGTGCTGAGACGCAAGGAGCAGAAGTGTGTCATGTCACAACAGCAGATTAAGGAATGGTTCTTGGAGGATACAAAGTGAATCTCAGCCCATCTTCTTTGTCTAGAAGGACAGTAATCTTAAGAAAAGCAATATGACAAGaagggttgtcataaatataaaggaaagggtaaacccctttgaaatccctcctggccaggggaaagctcctctcacctgtaaagggttaagaagctaaaggtaacctcgctggcacctgaccaaaatgaccaatgaggagacaagatactttcaaaagctgggaggagggagagaaacaaagggtctgtgtgtctgtctatattctgtcttggccggggatagaccaggaatggagtcttagaacttttagtaagtaatctagctaggtacgtgttagattatgatttctttaaatggctgagaaaagaattgtgctgaatagaataactatttctgtctgtgtattttttttgtaacttaaggttttgcctagaggggttctctatgttttgaatctaattaccctgtaaggtatctaccatcctgattttacaggggggatttctttatttctatttacttctatttttttattaaaagtcttcttgtaagaaaactgaatgctttttcattgttctcagatccaagggtttgggtctgtggtcacctatacaaattggtgaggctttttatccaacatttcccaggaaagggggggtgcaagtgttgggaggattgttcattgttcttaagatccaagggtctgggtctgtagtcacctaggcaaattggtgaggctttttaccaaaccttgtccaggaagtggggtgcaaggttttgggaagtattttggggggaaagacgcatccaaacagctcttccccagtaaccagtattagtttggtggtggtagcggccaatccaaggacaaagggtggaatattttgtaccttggggaagttttgacctaagctggtaaagataagcttaggaggtttttcatgcagatccccacatctgtaccctagagttcagagtgggggaggaaccttgacaagggtaCATTCTGGACAGTGAGGACATGTGAAAGTAGTATATATCCCCAGAACTCTGAAAGGAATACAAAAGACACCCTTCACTTCCCATAA is a genomic window containing:
- the DNAJB14 gene encoding dnaJ homolog subfamily B member 14 isoform X3, with amino-acid sequence MEGNRDEAEKCIEIAREALEAANRERALRFLHKAQKLYPTETARVLLEAIMKNGSAAGSGPYCQKPANGNDQSKPSSTKDSNASAAGESGKGYTKDQVEGVLRQISK